Below is a genomic region from Verrucomicrobiia bacterium.
TTGGAGAACACGCAGGTGAAGCCGGTGAGGCGGGCCAGTTCCGCCGGGAAATCGCGCCGCGCCGTGCGTGCCACGCCCTGATCCACTTCCTGCAACGCCACGATGTCCGCGCGCTCCTGACGGATGAGCCGGGCAATTCGCTCCAAATCCACTTTGCCGTCCAGGCCCTCGCCGTGATGAATGTTGTAGGTCATCACGCGAAAACGCGGGGTCGGCGCCGTGGGAGTCTGGGTCGCGCAGCCGGCGAGTCCAATGAGCACCAGCAGCAACAGCAGGGAATTGAGAAACATTCTCACGCTTTCAACTTCCGCTCCAGAATCTCACCGGCGACGCCGGGGTTGGCTTTGCCTTTGGAGAGTTTCATCACCTGGCCCTTGAGGAAATTGAGCGCGGCGACTTTGCCCGCTTTGAAGTCGGCTGCGGGGCCAGGGTTTGCCGCGATGACTTCGTCACAAATCTTTTCGATGGCGCCGGCGTCGCTAACCTGGGCGAGGCCCTTCTCCTGCACGATGGCGGCGGGCGCTTTGCCGGTCTCGAACATCTCGGCGAAGACCTGTTGCGCGGCGGAGTTGCTGATGGTCTTGGCTTCCACCAAGCCGACGAGTTCCAGTAGTTGCTCGGGCTTGAACTTCAGGCTGGCCAACCCGAACCCACCCCCATCCCCTCCAAGGAGGGGAGCTGAATCGGACGTGCTCGCAAATGAGTTCCCCTCCTGGGAGGGGTCAGGGGTGGGTCGGTTGCTACTCTCAGCAATCTTCGCCTGCAAATTGTTAATGACCCAGTTCGCGACGGCTTTGGGATTCTTCGCCTGCTTGGCGATCTGTTCGAAGTAATTGCCGAGTTCCACGTTCGCCTTGAACACTTCGGCGTCACCGGCGGGCAACTGGTAATCGCGCATGAAACGCTGCTTGCGCACCAGCGGCAGCTCAACCACACGCGACTTCACCTCGGCGAGCCACGCATCCGTCGGCTCGAACGGCATCAGGTCCGGCTCAGGGAAATAGCGGTAGTCGTGCGCGTCTTCCTTCGTGCGCATCTCCTCGGTGATGCCCGCCACGTCGTCCCAGCGGCGCGTGGACTGGATGAGCTTGCCGCCCTTGGACACCACGGCGATCTGGCGCGCGATTTCATACTCCGCCGCGCGGCGCACGCCGGAGAAGCTGTTCATGTTCTTGATCTCGATCTTGGCGCCGAGTTCCTTCGTGCCCTTGGGCCGCACGCTGATGTTCACGTCGCAGCGGACCATGCCTTTCTCCATGTCGCAGTCGGACACGCCGCCTTGCTGGAGGATTTCCTTCAGCGCATTCAAATACTCGTAGGCCATGTCGGCGCTGGTGATGTCCGGCTCGGAGA
It encodes:
- the gatB gene encoding Asp-tRNA(Asn)/Glu-tRNA(Gln) amidotransferase subunit GatB, with amino-acid sequence MEYEAVIGLETHVQLKTKSKMWCGCANAFGAPPNTNVCPVCLGMPGVLPVANEEALRLTVLTGYLLNCEIPRFAKFDRKNYFYPDSAKNYQLTQYDKPSTANGHVEFEFSGSGTVVPPEPTPYPSQEGNQSAGAPSPAPLLGGGGGGSVQAERIGSGLARVRITRAHLEEDVGKSTHFERNSGVDFNRAGVPLLEIVSEPDITSADMAYEYLNALKEILQQGGVSDCDMEKGMVRCDVNISVRPKGTKELGAKIEIKNMNSFSGVRRAAEYEIARQIAVVSKGGKLIQSTRRWDDVAGITEEMRTKEDAHDYRYFPEPDLMPFEPTDAWLAEVKSRVVELPLVRKQRFMRDYQLPAGDAEVFKANVELGNYFEQIAKQAKNPKAVANWVINNLQAKIAESSNRPTPDPSQEGNSFASTSDSAPLLGGDGGGFGLASLKFKPEQLLELVGLVEAKTISNSAAQQVFAEMFETGKAPAAIVQEKGLAQVSDAGAIEKICDEVIAANPGPAADFKAGKVAALNFLKGQVMKLSKGKANPGVAGEILERKLKA